The Cryptococcus gattii WM276 chromosome B, complete sequence genome has a segment encoding these proteins:
- a CDS encoding Hypothetical Protein (Similar to TIGR gene model, INSD accession AAW40732.1) — translation MTETSPKATLSALNESLDVLEAALAPLEAKPWSQTVEDLLPLERTKIDVLGAYLINDLVWVYLKTKGVDPAKHDVTAELERIKTYYSKVSSAEGHEEIRPKVDAAAAHRFVANSIPRAQHLPPTTSAELAANQRALRIAEEEEEESIRRLGKPSRFRHIQERGKLKLIPGQEVETIGDEDVMIGEDGQREAEKFLREFANEVEGK, via the exons ATGACAGAAACCTCGCCAAAAGCTACTCTCTCCGCTCTTAACGAGTCACTCGATGTTCTGGAAGCTGCTCTTGCACCTTTAGAGGCCAAACCGTGGTCGCAAACTGTTGAAGATTTGTTACCGTTGGAAAGAACCAAGATCGACGTTTTGGGCGCCTACTTAATCAATGACCTTGTATGGG TGTATTTGAAAACGAAAGGAGTTGATCCGGCAAAGCATGATGTGACTGCTGAACTG GAACGGATAAAAACATATTATTCCAAAGTCAGCTCCGCTGAGGGCCACGAAGAGA TTCGCCCAAAAGTCGACGCTGCCGCTGCCCATCGCTTTGTCGCCAACTCCATCCCACGTGCCCAACATCTTCCACCAACCACATCGGCCGAGCTCGCGGCTAATCAACGAGCTTTGCGCATagctgaagaggaagaagaagagagtaTCAGGCGACTAGGCAAACCTTCTCGATTCCGTCATATCCAAGAGCGAGGAAAGTTAAAGCTCATTCCGGGACAAGAAGTGGAAACAATCGGCGATGAAGATGTTATGATAGGTGAAGATGGGCAAAGAGAAGCCGAAAAGTTTTTGAGAGAGTTTGCAAATGAAGTCGAAGGAAAATAA
- a CDS encoding Transcriptional activator, putative (Similar to TIGR gene model, INSD accession AAW40728.1), producing the protein MDKLPWRTTSGGKKGPFTVDAGGGQAVYNGKGNTVRVPERPPSAASSRLSNPPTPAMSPSIPINRHNFPYPPQGYQSFSQPSSIGHSGSGSFHGNDHSSIATTPTPMTPIDIVGMSSSIQRNSFSQGVQSSSHSQLSSSRSKLSAPVISTTPIEPPPSSWGTSFPGQQGENDANIKPFDWTSLPDPLNWLSSLGTEQKTASNDDPMDPAVFASLADMVEQSQGKMNESAPIDFMGALNSDTSPKAARSTAHSTSHPGGTSLLSRRLQHQQQTGPHDQNVHSSSQSSINSPGILHNSAGLPGFPGSQQQYNHVTFAQPGEMSKGGSSQPLTPWPLQERALGLGETPATTPGGSDFGVNSSVKMGITDSWQQGPMPKHELQGSSSSSRYPPIAPRRREAPQHPAPVFQTHRGSVPSSAHVSRAGSEAPHEDAMSDGVSLNGLPPLPNGLSLEHLAQYGAAGLEMALRMGMGIGMGLGQQTNQNVDVGSPPWPLPTNAPTSVPTSVPTSAPTTTSFSQNASSPKTSSRKGRKDANIVSDIFQDDFLTARVPSTPLMTPPLNGFGSFPVTRRPSQSDITSPLPEVGPPEQMAEKDPLAAQVWKTYARARDILPNGQRMENLTWRMMHLTLKKKEEEQAAKEKEEREKEEKKAAEKEAAAAAAAAAELPPVEERRGRTKGKSRIVGFAGATSSNSQSPNDMDVDWRAASRSRSRIPMDIDWRASSRSRSRSAAPFRNPFSEAHAHHLLAAGGTPIAEMGQYMVGHGSWNTHGANTHSTSHHSNQNQHHHASSLPGPPSMMLQNLSQLPEKEGEQDEVQQVVEHMNRSDLYPASAPQNRSALEHLQMSLASGLSSSKESTSNLPGINGPGLYTHSQENFHPQYGFLPRRVRKTSFDHTVRLLEEDETSTSPQSVSNPRKRQAEASPRGGANNPLPEGDSGFPTSNFTFSFPQSYENFFDLAAAGATPSGTQENSDVNRGGDDDLADLTDWTSQPVTADTSAFGSPSAFGHIEPGMSLPSMSQATGDNPFDFQQLMHLYLNANSSASPFTHINPSQVLGGVSSQAANDFSPSAISPQSGAPTPGNNSSGNNIRPLPKAVGGKPVENRRMPPPNRSNSTPNLAALKMSSQSGPSKHGHTASIIASGNAGPGSSKGNKGSSGNNKSRPGTPTSENEGGPGSIMPSGESPIMCTNCQTTNTPLWRRDPDGQPLCNACGLFYKLHGVVRPLSLKTDVIKKRNRAAPGPKESNLSRKNSVVASKNVSVRSKPSSPTITSSANSGGGSKKARRAPDAPGGINE; encoded by the exons ATGGACAAGCTTCCATGGCGCACTACATCTGGGGGGAAAAAGGGACCGTTTACTGTGGATGCAGGGGGAGGACAAGCTGTTTACAATGGGAAAGGAAACACTGTTCGAGTGCCAGAACGACCCCCTTCCGCGGCGTCTTCTCGCCTCTCTAATCCTCCAACACCTGCCATGTCGCCTTCCATTCCCATCAATCGGCACAACTTTCCTTACCCTCCACAGGGATACCAGTCATTCTCCCAGCCATCAAGTATAGGACACAGCGGCAGTGGTTCTTTTCATGGTAATGACCATTCGTCGATTGCCACTACCCCCACCCCAATGACTCCTATTGATATTGTTGGAATGAGTTCTAGCATCCAGCGAAACAGCTTTTCCCAGGGTGTTCAGTCTTCTTCACACTCTCAACTGTCCTCTTCTAGATCAAAACTTTCAGCCCCTGTGATATCCACTACCCCCATAGaacctcctccttcctcttgGGGTACATCTTTTCCTGGTCAGCAGGGCGAAAACGATGCGAATATTAAGCCATTCGACTGGACGTCTCTTCCGGACCCCTTAAATTGGCTTTCTTCTTTGGGCACAGAACAAAAGACTGCCAGTAATGATGATCCCATGGATCCAGCTGTTTTCGCCAGTCTTGCTGATATGGTCGAGCAAAGTCAGGGTAAAATGAATGAAAGTGCTCCCATCGATTTTATGGGCGCTCTGAACTCAGATACGTCTCCAAAGGCTGCTCGGAGCACAGCCCATTCAACTTCACATCCTGGGGGTACAAGCCTTTTAAGTCGTCGCTTGCAGCATCAACAGCAAACCGGCCCTCATGACCAGAACGTACACTCAAGCAGTCAGTCTTCGATCAACTCTCCCGGCATCTTGCACAATTCTGCAGGGTTACCTGGCTTCCCTGGCTCTCAGCAGCAATACAATCATGTTACCTTTGCACAGCCTGGAGAGATGAGTAAAGGTGGATCTAGTCAACCTTTGACGCCTTGGCCCTTGCAGGAGAGGGCATTGGGTTTGGGCGAGACGCCGGCGACAACACCCGGTGGTAGTGATTTCGGAGTCAACAGCTCCGTTAAGATGGGTATTACCGACTCGTGGCAGCAAGGCCCCATGCCCAAACATGAATTACAGGGTTCGAGCAGTAGTTCACGGTATCCACCCATTGCTCCACGTCGGCGGGAAGCCCCTCAGCATCCTGCTCCTGTGTTCCAGACACACCGGGGAAGTGTACCATCCTCTGCGCATGTCTCAAGAGCCGGCTCTGAAGCTCCTCATGAAGACGCTATGTCCGACGGCGTTTCACTTAATGGTTTACCTCCTTTACCAAACGGTTTGTCTCTTGAACATCTTGCCCAGTATGGAGCAGCAGGTTTAGAGATGGCTTTGAGAATGGGCATGGGTATTGGTATGGGCTTAGGTCAGCAAACGAACCAAAATGTTGATGTTGGTTCCCCGCCTTGGCCACTTCCTACGAATGCTCCTACGAGTGTTCCTACGAGTGTTCCTACGAGCGCTCCTACGACGACCTCCTTCTCTCAAAATGCATCGTCCCCTAAAACATCGTCTCGCAAGGGACGAAAAGACGCGAACATTGTCAGCGACATCTTTCAAGATGACTTCCTCACTGCCCGCGTTCCTAGCACTCCTCTTATGACCCCGCCACTCAATGGTTTTGGATCTTTCCCAGTTACACGTCGACCGTCTCAGAGCGATATTACAAGTCCGTTACCCGAGGTCGGACCTCCGGAGCAAATGGCTGAGAAGGACCCTCTTGCTGCGCAAGTCTGGAAAACATACGCAAGGGCCAGGGATATCTTGCCCAATGGGCAAAGGATGGAGAATTTGACCTGGAGAATGATGCATCTTAcattgaagaagaaggaagaggagcaggcggcgaaggaaaaggaggaaagagagaaagaagaaaagaaggcTGCCGAGAAGGAAGCTGCAGCAGCAGCCGCTGCAGCCGCAGAACTGCCCCCTGTGGAGGAaagacgaggaagaacaAAGGGGAAGTCAAGGATTGTTGGTTTTGCTGGAGCAACAAGTTCAAACTCTCAGTCGCCAAA CGACATGGATGTCGACTGGCGAGCAGCAAGCCGATCCCGCTCTCGCATACCGATGGATATTGACTGGCGTGCTTCTTCTAGGTCACGCTCCCGTTCCGCTGCTCCATTCCGTAACCCCTTCAGTGAAGCTCACGCTCATCACCTTCTTGCTGCTGGCGGAACACCTATAGCAGAGATGGGCCAATACATGGTCGGACACGGCAGTTGGAACACTCACGGCGCCAATACCCACTCGACAAGCCATCATAGTAACCAGAATCAGCACCACCATGCGTCATCTCTCCCTGGTCCTCCTAGCATGATGTTGCAAAATTTGAGTCAGCTACCcgagaaagaaggagagcAGGATGAAGTGCAGCAAGTTGTCGAGCACATGAACAGGTCTGATTTGTATCCCGCCTCTGCACCTCAGAACAGGAGCGCGCTCGAGCATCTCCAGATGTCCCTTGCGAGCGGACTTAGTTCTTCCAAAGAATCTACGTCTAACTTACCTGGGATCAATGGTCCAGGCCTCTATACACATAGTCAAGAAAACTTCCATCCGCAATATGGGTTTCTTCCTCGTCGTGTGCGCAAGACATCTTTTGACCACACCGTGAGATtgctggaggaggatgagaCATCAACTTCCCCCCAGTCCGTGTCTAACCCTCGCAAGCGCCAAGCCGAAGCCTCTCCTCGAGGAGGTGCGAATAACCCTCTTCCAGAAGGTGATAGCGGCTTCCCCACATCAAACTTCACCTTCAGCTTCCCTCAATCCTACGAGAACTTCTTCGACTTAGCTGCTGCGGGTGCAACTCCCTCAGGAACGCAAGAAAACAGTGATGTGAACCGTGGAGGTGATGACGATCTTGCAGACTTAACAGACTGGACAAGTCAGCCTGTTACAGCGGATACGTCAGCCTTTGGTTCTCCCTCAGCGTTTGGTCACATTGAACCAGGAATGTCCCTTCCTTCAATGTCTCAAGCTACCGGTGACAATCCTTTTGATTTCCAGCAACTTATGCACCTCTACCTCAATGCCAACTCATCTGCAAGCCCGTTCACCCACATCAATCCTTCTCAAGTCCTTGGAGGAGTGTCCAGTCAAGCCGCCAACGACTTCTCTCCCAGTGCCATCTCCCCCCAAAGCGGTGCTCCTACGCCCGGTAATAACAGCTCGGGCAACAATATTCGGCCATTACCGAAAGCGGTAGGTGGTAAGCCTGTGGAGAACAGACGGATGCCACCCCCGAACAGGTCTAACAGTACTCCTAATCTTGCTGCTTTGAAGATGTCTTCTCAAAGCGGACCATCAAAGCATGGTCATACTGCCTCAATTATTGCATCAGGAAACGCTGGTCCTGGTTCCAGTAAAGGGAACAAGGGATCGAGTGGAAACAATAAGTCTAGACCAGGTACACCGACGAGTGAAAATGAAGGCGGGCCAGGCTCTATCATGCCTAGTGGTGAGAGCCCGATA
- a CDS encoding Hypothetical Protein (Similar to TIGR gene model, INSD accession AAW40730.1): MTQSPFSTFGYQTAMPSGSSFKPKRKRMSWGAEEEENGSKHMRMRSPTFNHPGFPLPELVADHSNNASDDDQVMDMDQDMPDSSSAIGPPSPAEGYAQDSYSYGAGGSGGFGFGPGAEEDEFEMDMMDDMGTIQMKNYPSLTPHPNPHHFSNPGNDTNLRGTSPLAAQPFSTTLPAPPARGIFQPTVSGPLTPGASDIEKARSQHGPWCQSIPKLIMSEYPDSSGRRSMWTVCSDCGACEKTQD, translated from the exons ATGACCCAAAGCCCATTCTCTACATTCGGCTACCAAACTGCCATGCCGTCCGGCTCCAGCTTCAAGCCAAAACGTAAGAGGATGTCTTGGGGggcggaagaagaagaaaatggCAGCAAA CACATGCGTATGCGTTCCCCTACTTTCAACCACCCTGGTTTCCCATTACCTGAGCTTGTGGCGGACCATTCAAACAATGCATCAGACGACGACCAAGTCATGGACATGGACCAGGACATGCCCGACAGTAGCTCTGCCATTGGCCCCCCTTCGCCGGCCGAAGGGTACGCACAGGACTCATATTCTTACGGTGCCGGTGGTAGTGGAGGTTTCGGCTTCGGACCAGGCGCGGAAGAGGATGAGTTTGAGATGGATATGATGGATGATATGGGCACCATCCAAATGAAAA ACTACCCATCTCTCACCCCTCACCCTAATCCTCACCATTTTTCCAACCCTGGGAACGACACCAATCTTCGGGGTACGTCACCCCTTGCCGCGCAGCCTTTCAGTACCACTCTTCCTGCACCTCCAGCACGCGGCATCTTCCAGCCGACAGTATCGGGCCCCCTTACTCCCGGTGCATCAGATATCGAGAAGGCTAGGTCTCAACACGGCCCTTGGTGCCAAAGTATTCCCAAGCTCATCATGAGCGAGTACCCCGATTCCAGCGGCAGAAGATCAATGTGGACTGTCTGCAGTGACTGCGGAGCTTGCGAAAAGACTCAGGACTAG